The following proteins are encoded in a genomic region of Paenibacillus sp. FSL R7-0273:
- a CDS encoding SGNH/GDSL hydrolase family protein: MNIKDNDGVLSQTAYSSATAVSTAANYIMNAAEPFTHTYRTYVRLRENGSLTLKLWHSNSVDSTWDLGQEAKGSEPGGEWEIEAAYIADGGLVPNGTVTPGTQVAVTFNGAGSRQVAPGECFWSDEVQLELPEGHYLAFTWTIKTPAPGKSFPYNVEGMLVSGFDAPGSLAGSETAEGFTESDKLLVAPSYIGYKKQVAKKLVFLGDSITQGVRTEKDAYTYWAARIAEGLGTDYGLWNIGSGWGRAYDVAADGPWLNKAKQGDEVLMVLGVNDLDIGKRTADELLGDLAAIVSTIKAANPAAKVILSTVPPFNFAEERETYWREVNAVIRNNSPAYVDRVFDIAAVLAEPAPQEHRIRPEYMSNEFDPHPNGHAGKAVAEAFLAWYGQDN, translated from the coding sequence ATGAACATTAAAGATAACGATGGGGTGCTCAGCCAGACCGCCTACTCATCGGCAACAGCAGTATCTACTGCTGCGAATTATATTATGAATGCGGCGGAGCCGTTCACTCATACATACCGGACTTATGTGCGCCTGCGGGAGAACGGCAGCCTGACGCTGAAGCTCTGGCACAGTAATAGCGTGGACTCCACCTGGGATCTGGGGCAGGAAGCCAAGGGCAGTGAGCCGGGCGGAGAGTGGGAGATCGAAGCCGCCTATATCGCTGACGGAGGACTTGTGCCCAATGGCACAGTTACGCCCGGGACGCAGGTGGCGGTTACATTCAACGGAGCAGGCTCCCGGCAGGTTGCTCCCGGTGAGTGCTTCTGGAGCGATGAGGTTCAGCTTGAGCTGCCGGAGGGTCACTATCTGGCGTTCACCTGGACGATTAAGACGCCGGCACCGGGCAAGTCCTTCCCGTACAACGTTGAGGGGATGCTGGTCAGCGGATTCGATGCTCCGGGCAGCCTGGCGGGCAGTGAAACGGCTGAGGGATTCACCGAATCAGATAAGCTGCTGGTAGCCCCGAGCTATATTGGCTATAAGAAACAGGTAGCCAAGAAGCTTGTCTTTCTGGGGGACTCCATTACCCAGGGTGTGCGTACGGAGAAGGACGCATATACCTACTGGGCGGCGCGCATTGCCGAAGGGCTGGGAACAGATTACGGCCTGTGGAACATCGGCTCAGGCTGGGGCAGGGCCTATGATGTGGCTGCAGACGGGCCATGGCTGAACAAGGCGAAGCAGGGCGACGAAGTATTGATGGTGCTGGGCGTCAATGATCTGGATATCGGCAAACGGACCGCAGATGAGCTGCTCGGTGATCTGGCGGCGATAGTCAGCACGATCAAGGCAGCCAATCCGGCAGCCAAAGTTATACTCAGCACCGTGCCCCCGTTCAACTTTGCTGAAGAGCGGGAGACCTACTGGCGCGAGGTGAATGCAGTGATCCGCAATAATTCTCCCGCCTACGTAGACCGGGTATTCGATATAGCCGCTGTATTGGCAGAGCCTGCACCGCAGGAGCACCGGATCCGTCCGGAATACATGAGTAACGAGTTTGATCCGCATCCGAACGGTCACGCCGGCAAGGCGGTGGCTGAAGCCTTTTTAGCCTGGTACGGACAGGACAATTAA